The following proteins are co-located in the Betta splendens chromosome 9, fBetSpl5.4, whole genome shotgun sequence genome:
- the mapk1 gene encoding mitogen-activated protein kinase 1 isoform X2 has protein sequence MKDVYIVQDLMETDLYKLLKTQHLSNDHICYFLYQILRGLKYIHSANVLHRDLKPSNLLLNTTCDLKICDFGLARVADPDHDHTGFLTEYVATRWYRAPEIMLNSKGYTKSIDIWSVGCILAEMLSNRPIFPGKHYLDQLNHILGILGSPSQEDLNCIINIKARNYLLSLPLRCKVPWNRLFPNADPKALDLLDKMLTFNPHKRIEVEEALAHPYLEQYYDPTDEPVAEAPFKFDMELDDLPKETLKELIFEETARFQPGFRS, from the exons ATATATTGTCCAGGATCTCATGGAGACGGACTTGTACAAGCTCCTGAAGACTCAACACCTGAGCAACGACCACATTTGCTATTTCCTTTACCAGATCCTACGAGGGCTCAAGTACATCCACTCTGCCAATGTTCTGCACCGTGACCTGAAACCCTCCAACCTGCTGCTCAACACCACCTGTGATCTCAAG ATCTGTGATTTCGGTTTGGCTCGTGTGGCTGATCCCGACCACGATCACACCGGTTTCCTAACAGAGTATGTAGCCACTCGCTGGTATCGGGCACCTGAGATCATGCTCAACTCCAAG GGCTATACCAAGTCCATAGACATCTGGTCAGTGGGTTGCATCCTGGCTGAGATGTTGTCCAACAGGCCAATCTTTCCTGGAAAGCACTATCTGGATCAGCTTAACCATATTCTGG GGATCCTGGGTTCCCCCTCTCAGGAGGATCTCAACTGCATTATCAACATTAAGGCCAGGAACTACCTCTTGTCGCTGCCTTTGCGCTGCAAGGTGCCGTGGAACCGCCTCTTCCCCAATGCTGATCCAAAAG CTCTGGACCTGTTGGACAAGATGTTGACCTTTAACCCTCACAAGAGGattgaggtggaggaggctctGGCGCACCCCTACCTGGAGCAATACTACGACCCCACAGACGAG CCTGTTGCCGAGGCCCCGTTCAAGTTCGACATGGAGCTGGATGACCTACCCAAAGAGACACTGAAGGAGCTCATCTTTGAGGAGACTGCACGTTTCCAGCCCGGTTTTAGGTCTTAA